TTCTTTTTCAGTTGTGGATTCTTTTTTTGTTTCTTCTTTAGTTGTTTCTTTTTTAGTCGTTTCTTCTTTTTTATCTGTTTTCTCTTTTTCTTTATCTGCCATTTCTTTCACTTTACTGCAGGCAGTTAAAAGTGTGAAACTTACAACAATTGCCAGAACAAATTTTAAGTTGTAGAAAGTATTTTTCATATAAAAAGATTTAGGTTGAATATTGATGTAAAATAAGCTTATAACGACTGATTTTCAAGACAGAAGTCATTTTTTATTGTTTTCAGTTTATGAAGTCAAGAGATATATCCAATGATTTAGATGAATGAGTTAAAGCCCCTGCAGATATAAAATCTATGCCTTTAATTTTTGAATAGTTAGAAATTGTTTCTAAATTTATACCGCCGGAGATTTCAATTTTGAATTCTCCTTTAATAATTTTTACAGCTTCCTTAACATCGTTAAGATTGAAGTTATCAAGCAGGATTATATCAACTATTCCTTTGCCAAGTGTGCAGACAATCATAAGCTCAAAGAGATTTTTCACTTCAATCTCTATCTTAAAGTTCTTTTTAACAGAAGTGAGTCTGTTAAGAGTATTTTCAATTCCACCATTTGCTTCAATGTGATTATCTTTAATTAGCATCATATCATAAAGACCGATTCTGTGATTTGTACCTCCGCCGATTTTCACAGCAAGCTTTTCAAACAAACGGAAGTTAGGTGTGGTTTTTCTTGTATCAAGAATTCTGACCCGGGGATTGTTCAAATTTTGAATGAACCTGTTTGTCAGAGTAGATATGCCGCTCATTCTTTGTAGAATATTTAAGGCAGTTCGCTCACCTTTTAATAAAGTTCGTGTGCTTCCTGAAATTTCACCAAGTACGGTTCCTTTTTTTAACTTGTCACCATCTTTTACGAAGAACTTTACCTTGGTATTTTTATCAAGTAAATCAAAAACAAGCTTGAATATTTTTAAACCTGAAATTATACCTTCTTCCTTCAAAAGAATTTTAGCTGTCGAAACATTTTTAGCAGGTATAAGATTATCAGTTGTAATATCACCGGTACCGATATCTTCCTTCAGCGTCATTTTTATCAGACGTGAAGCTTCGTTCATATCAAAATTGTTATAGTAATTCATTAAGCTTTTTTTGATTCGTTTGTAATATTTTGTTCTTCTGGTATAAGATTAGGAATTCCGTTTGTTACTTTATATTTCACTGCGCACCTTGTGCATTCCCAATAATCCTGCTTATTGATGAGTGGTGATTTATCAACCGGGCATACAATATTCTCTACAATCTTTTCCATTATTTATTAATATGAGATTTTACGAGTTCGACAAATTTTTCAGGCGGCCTTGTAGGTCGGATAGTTTTTAAATTTATAAAACCAAGTATAGTATATCCTTTTGCAATAAGTCGTTCTTCTACAAAAAGTTCGTAATGGATTTTCACTTTTACTCCGGGTACTTCATCCATAAATGCCTTTATTCTTACAACGTCATCATACTTTGCAGTGGAAATATATTTACAATATGATTCAACAACAGATAGTCCATATCCTTCTTTCTCAAGTTCAGTATATGCGTAGCCCATTTCACGCATAAGATTATTTCTGCCCGCTTCAAAAAATTCAAAGTAGCGCACGTTGTTCATTATTCCCATTACATCTGTCTGGGCATAAAGTACTCGTAATGTTGTTTCTGCTGATACCATAGTTCTTTCTTTAATCTTTAAAAATTTTTCCTGGATTCATAATTCCATTAGGGTCAAATACTTTTTTAATATCTTTCATAAGATTCAATTCATTTTCCTTGATTGCTATATCAAGATAGTTTTTCTGTGAGTAACCTATTCCGTGTTCACCTGAGATTGTACCGCCAAGTGCAACAGTGAGTTCAAATATTTTTCTTATTGCAGGGTCAATATTTTTTTCCCAGGTTTCGTTATCGGTTTTGTCTTTTAAAATATTTACGTGCACGTTGCCATCCCCTGCATGTCCGTAACAGATTGAAGTGATTTCATATTCAGAGCAGATTTCTTTTACACCTTTTATAAGTGCAGGTATGTTTGCGCGTGGAACTACTGTATCCTCTTCTTTGTAAACAGAAATTGATTTTACTGCTTCGCCAATGCATCTTCTAAGTGCCCAGAGCTCCGCCATCTTATTCTGATCTTCAGCCAATACAATGTCAAATGCGCCGCAGTTTGTAACTACCTCTGCTATCTTTTCAATATCCTTATCTAAAGTCTCTTCGTAGTTGCCGTCAACTTCGATTAACAGCTGCGCTTCAGCATGTGAGTTTGGAAACTCTTTTCCTAACTGTCTTCTTGCTGCATCAATTGCAGAGCGTTCCATCATTTCAAGAGCTGAAGGAGTAATGCCCGACTGAAAAATTTTTGCAACAGATGAGGCACATTCATTTATTGAGTTATAAGCAACAAGAATCACTTTCTTTTTAGATGGCAGCGGAAGAAGCTTGAAATATATCTTAGTAATAATTCCAAGGGTGCCTTCACTGCCGATTATTAGCTGTGTAAGATTATAACCTGTGGAATTTTTTAATACACGGGCACCGGTATTAATAATTTCACCTGAGGCAGTGACAAATTCCAATCCTAATACGTAGTCCTTAGTTATTCCATATTTTACCGCCTTAGGTCCGCCCGAGCTTTCAGCTAAATTTCCGCCTAGAAAACAGCTCCCTCTTGAAGCAGGGTCGGGTGGATAGAACAAATTTCTTTTTTCGCACTCTTCCTGGAAAACTTGCGTGATTACTCCCGGCTCTACAACTGCCTGAAAATTTTCTTCGTCTATCTCAATTATTTTTTTAAATCTTTCCATTGATAAACATATGCCTCCGAAGATTGGAAGTGCACCACCGGAAAGTCCTGTTCCGCCCCCTCTCGGCACAACGGGAATTTTATAATCATTTGCTAGTTTAAGAACAGTTGAAATTTCTTCAGCCGAACCGGGTTTAACTATAACTTCAGGCGGAAAGGAAAAATCTTCTGTATAATCGTGAGAGTAATTCTGAATGGAATCAGCATCGATAAATACCCATTCTTTCCCTGTGATGGATTCTAATTTTGAAATAATTTCAGGTGTGACTTTATTAAACATTTTGAAAAATACCTAAATAAAAAGAAAATTTTAGGTTAAAAATACCTTCATATAATTTGTTAAATGGGTTTTAATTTACATTTCAGTGAAGTAATTTCAGTAAAATTTTAAAGGTGTCTAACAAAAAACTCTTTTATATAATTTTCGCCGTAGTATTTGCTGCGAATATTTTTAATACAAAT
This is a stretch of genomic DNA from Bacteroidota bacterium. It encodes these proteins:
- a CDS encoding Trm112 family protein → MEKIVENIVCPVDKSPLINKQDYWECTRCAVKYKVTNGIPNLIPEEQNITNESKKA
- a CDS encoding acyl-CoA thioesterase — translated: MVSAETTLRVLYAQTDVMGIMNNVRYFEFFEAGRNNLMREMGYAYTELEKEGYGLSVVESYCKYISTAKYDDVVRIKAFMDEVPGVKVKIHYELFVEERLIAKGYTILGFINLKTIRPTRPPEKFVELVKSHINK
- a CDS encoding FAD-binding protein is translated as MFNKVTPEIISKLESITGKEWVFIDADSIQNYSHDYTEDFSFPPEVIVKPGSAEEISTVLKLANDYKIPVVPRGGGTGLSGGALPIFGGICLSMERFKKIIEIDEENFQAVVEPGVITQVFQEECEKRNLFYPPDPASRGSCFLGGNLAESSGGPKAVKYGITKDYVLGLEFVTASGEIINTGARVLKNSTGYNLTQLIIGSEGTLGIITKIYFKLLPLPSKKKVILVAYNSINECASSVAKIFQSGITPSALEMMERSAIDAARRQLGKEFPNSHAEAQLLIEVDGNYEETLDKDIEKIAEVVTNCGAFDIVLAEDQNKMAELWALRRCIGEAVKSISVYKEEDTVVPRANIPALIKGVKEICSEYEITSICYGHAGDGNVHVNILKDKTDNETWEKNIDPAIRKIFELTVALGGTISGEHGIGYSQKNYLDIAIKENELNLMKDIKKVFDPNGIMNPGKIFKD
- the nadC gene encoding carboxylating nicotinate-nucleotide diphosphorylase, which codes for MNEASRLIKMTLKEDIGTGDITTDNLIPAKNVSTAKILLKEEGIISGLKIFKLVFDLLDKNTKVKFFVKDGDKLKKGTVLGEISGSTRTLLKGERTALNILQRMSGISTLTNRFIQNLNNPRVRILDTRKTTPNFRLFEKLAVKIGGGTNHRIGLYDMMLIKDNHIEANGGIENTLNRLTSVKKNFKIEIEVKNLFELMIVCTLGKGIVDIILLDNFNLNDVKEAVKIIKGEFKIEISGGINLETISNYSKIKGIDFISAGALTHSSKSLDISLDFIN